DNA from Desulfarculus baarsii DSM 2075:
GCCATCTGCACGTAGCCCTGCACGTTGAGGTTGGCCGGACAGCTGACCTTGCAGGGCGCGGCGTCGAGCTTGGTGATGGAGTAGGCGTTGGGATAAGCCTGGGCATAGCGCTTGTAGATGGCCTTGCGTTGGCCCAACTCCTGATCGAACTCGTTGGGCACGCTGACCGGACAGACCTTGACGCAATCGCCGCAGGCCGTGCAGCTCTCCGAGGCGACAAAACGCGGGTTTTGCTCCACCCGCGCCACGAAATCGCCCGGCTTGCCGCTCAGCCCCAGAACCTGGGCGCAGGTGATTATCTCGATGTTAAGGTGCCGGCCGCACTCGACCAGCTTTGGCGAGACAATGCACATGGCGCAATCGTTGGTTGGAAACGTCTTGTCCAACTGGGCCATGCGCCCGCCGATGGCCGGCGACTTCTCGACCAAATAGACGTAATACCCGCTGTTGGCCAGGTCCAGCGACGCCTGAACGCCGGCGATGCCCGCGCCGACGACCATCACCGCCCCGACCTTTTTGTTTTCTCCGCTGGCCATAAACCGCCTCCCCGTGGCAAAGGCCGACGCGCGCCTGGCGCGGCGCGGCGTCGGGGTTTGGACCCAAGCGCCGTAGCGGCTTTCGCGTGGGCAGGCCCACGGGAAGTGGAGTAAAACTACGATTGATTACTATATCCGTGGGCATTTATATGATTCACCATACAACAAAACGCCGCGTCTTTGAAAGTTTTCCCATCAATATACTGTTATTAATTTATGATTCCAGGCGCTTACAAGAGAACAAGCGGTGGAGCAAGCGGAAATGATTATAAATTCCGGCCGTAAAGGGCCAACGAAAAAGGCCGGCCGCCATTGCTGGCGACCGGCCTGGCGCGCTTGTCGCGCGCCGTCGCAAGCCCAAGCAGCCTCGGGCTCGCGACGGCGGATGGTCTTTAGAAGATGCCCTTGACCTTGCCGCTGTCGGTGTCGACGTCGATGCGGCGGAAGGCCGGGTTGGAGCCGGAGCCGGGCATCAGGCTGATGGTGCCGGCCACGGGCACGACGAAGCCGGCGCCGCCGTAGGTCAGGATATCGCGGATGTACAGGCGCCAATTCTTGGGCACGCCCTTGAGGTTGGGGTTGTCGGACAGCGACAGGTGGGTCTTGACCATGCAAGTGCCCAGCTTGGACAGCTCGGGGTCGGCCTCGATCTTCTTGGCCTTGGCCTCGGCCTCGGGGCTGTAGTCCACGCCGTCGGCGCCGTAGACCTGCTTGGCGATCAGGTCGAGACGCTGACGCAGCGGGGTCTCCAGCTCGTAGAGCAGCTTGAACTGGTTCTCTTCTTCGCAAGCGTCCTTGACGGCCTCGGCGAACTCGATGGCGCCCTCGCCACCCTTTTCCCAGTGACGGCTGACGGCGACGCGGGCGCCGGCGGCCTCGCACAGCCGCTTGACGGCCGCGATCTCATTGGGGGTGTCGGTGTAGAAGCTGTTGACGCACACCACGGGGTTGATGCCGGCGCTCTTGACGGTGGCGATGTGGTGCAGCAGGTTGGCGCAACCCTTCTCGACCCACTCGACGTTCTCGCCCTGGTACTCTTTGGGCATGGGCTTGCCGGGCACCGGAATCGGCGCGCCGCCGTGGCACTTCAGGGCGCGGATGGTGGCGACCACGACCGCGCAATGGGGCTTGAGGCCCGAGTAGCGGCACTTCAGGTTCCAGAACTTCTCGAAGCCGATGTCGGCGCCGAAGCCGGACTCGGTGACGTGGTAGTCGCTGAGCTTGAGGGCGCAACGGTCGGCCAGGATCGAGCTCTGGCCGATGGCGATGTTGGCGAAGGGGCCGGCGTGCACGAAGACCGGCTGGCCCTCGATGGTCTGCAGCAGGTTGGGGTTGAGGGCCTCGTTCATCCAGGCGGTCATGGCGCCGGCGACTTCGAGATCCTCGGTGGTGATGGGTTTGCCGGCGCGGTCATAGGCCACGACGATCTTGCCCATGCGCTCGCGCATGTCCTTGAGATCCTTGGCCACGGCCAGAATGGCCATGACTTCCGACGACACGGCGATGCCAAAACGCGACTGCATCAGGAAACCATCGCGGCGGCCGCCCAGGCCCATGACGATGTTGCGCAGGCCCTGGCAGCAGAAGTCGATGATCCAGCCCATCTCGATGTTGGTGGGATCGATGTTGAGGCGCTTCATGCCAGACAGGCGCTCGAGCTGCTCGTCGTTGTAGTTGCGCTCGTGCTGCAGGCGGGTGTTCAGGGCCACCATGGCCAGGTTGTGGGCGTTCATGATGGCGTTGATGTCGCCGGTCAGGCCCAACGAGAACGGGGTCAGCGGCACGCACTGGGCCAAACCGCCACCGGCGGCCGAGCCCTTGATGTTCATGGTCGGGCCGCCGGAAGGCTGACGGATGGCGGCGGTGACCTTCAGGCCCAGCTTGCCCATGCCCTCGACCAAACCCATGGTCGAGGTGGACTTGCCCTCGCCCAGCGGCGTGGGGGTGATGGCGGTCACGTCGATGTACTTGCCGTCGGGGCGATCCTTGAGGCGCTCAAGAACCTTCTTGTAGTCGACCTTGGCCACGTAATGGCCGTGGGGCAGCAGCTCTTCCTCGGTCAGGCCCAGATCGTCGGCGATCTTTTTGATGGGCTGCATGAACTCTTCGGCGGCCTCGGCAATCACGTAATCGGGATTTTTAGTGGGATC
Protein-coding regions in this window:
- a CDS encoding formate--tetrahydrofolate ligase; the protein is MPKLPDPTKNPDYVIAEAAEEFMQPIKKIADDLGLTEEELLPHGHYVAKVDYKKVLERLKDRPDGKYIDVTAITPTPLGEGKSTSTMGLVEGMGKLGLKVTAAIRQPSGGPTMNIKGSAAGGGLAQCVPLTPFSLGLTGDINAIMNAHNLAMVALNTRLQHERNYNDEQLERLSGMKRLNIDPTNIEMGWIIDFCCQGLRNIVMGLGGRRDGFLMQSRFGIAVSSEVMAILAVAKDLKDMRERMGKIVVAYDRAGKPITTEDLEVAGAMTAWMNEALNPNLLQTIEGQPVFVHAGPFANIAIGQSSILADRCALKLSDYHVTESGFGADIGFEKFWNLKCRYSGLKPHCAVVVATIRALKCHGGAPIPVPGKPMPKEYQGENVEWVEKGCANLLHHIATVKSAGINPVVCVNSFYTDTPNEIAAVKRLCEAAGARVAVSRHWEKGGEGAIEFAEAVKDACEEENQFKLLYELETPLRQRLDLIAKQVYGADGVDYSPEAEAKAKKIEADPELSKLGTCMVKTHLSLSDNPNLKGVPKNWRLYIRDILTYGGAGFVVPVAGTISLMPGSGSNPAFRRIDVDTDSGKVKGIF